Proteins from one Juglans microcarpa x Juglans regia isolate MS1-56 chromosome 1S, Jm3101_v1.0, whole genome shotgun sequence genomic window:
- the LOC121246239 gene encoding LOW QUALITY PROTEIN: phosphatidylinositol 4-kinase gamma 4-like (The sequence of the model RefSeq protein was modified relative to this genomic sequence to represent the inferred CDS: inserted 1 base in 1 codon), which translates to MSSAGVTTLSLVRDEPVVFPNNLHSPLDMCSKESILIYLSISGSMTPMRALESDSIESMKLRIQTCKGFVVKKQKLVCGGRELARSNSLLRDYGVANGNVLHLVLRLSDLQEIKVRTRCGKEFSFHVKRDRDIGYVKKRIAKKGKDFVDLEEEEVVCNGEQLDDQRLVDDICKHNDAVVHLFVQKSAKVRARPIKNELELSIVAPALNNERVNDIDGGNYGRQYDGGNNYGREYETNGYVVPRKPPDRDFSLEPLIVNHEIQLPSVIWDMVNSTYDGLDAGHYPMRSMEGTXGVYFMLDSLGQKYVSVFKPIDEEPMAMNNPRGLPVSLDGEGLKKGTRVGEGAFREVAAYILDHPNGGRRSMFGLEKGFAGVPPTFMVECFHRGFNHPGDLTGKIGSLQMFMENSGSCEDMGPGAFPVKEVHKISVLDIRLANADRHAGNILLSNEGEDGQTMLIPIDHGYCLPETFEDCTFEWLYWPQARQPYSTETIDYINSLDAEEDIALLKFHGWDLSLECARTLRISTMLLKKAVERGLTPFDIGNIMCRKTLKKESIIEEIVREAQDSVLPGTSEATFLDTVSQIMDCHLDKIVGLPLS; encoded by the exons atGTCGTCCGCCGGTGTCACTACTCTTAGTCTGGTTCGTGATGAGCCTGTAGTTTTCccaaataatttacattctCCATTGGATATGTGCTCGAAAGAATCTATTTTGATATACCTCTCCATTTCGGGGTCAATGACTCCTATGCGTGCTTTGGAATCCGATTCCATTGAGTCCATGAAACTCAGGATCCAAACATGTAAAGGCTTTGTTGTAAAGAAGCAGAAGCTGGTTTGTGGAGGCCGAGAACTAGCCCGGAGCAATTCTCTGCTCCGGGACTATGGGGTTGCAAATGGAAATGTTCTGCATCTGGTTCTTCGACTTTCGGATCTGCAGGAGATTAAAGTTAGGACTAGGTGTGGGAAAGAGTTCTCATTCCATGTTAAACGAGATAGAGATATTGGGTATGTGAAAAAAAGGATCGCAAAGAAGGGGAAGGACTTTGTTGATCTTGAGGAGGAAGAGGTTGTGTGTAATGGAGAACAGCTTGACGATCAGAGGCTAGTCGATGATATCTGTAAACATAATGATGCGGTGGTACATTTGTTTGTTCAGAAATCTGCAAAAGTTCGAGCTAGACCGATCAAGAATGAGCTTGAGTTGTCTATTGTGGCACCGGCGTTAAATAATGAGAGGGTCAATGACATTGATGGAGGAAATTATGGGAGACAGTATGATGGAGGAAATAATTATGGGAGAGAGTATGAAACTAATGGTTATGTTGTACCAAGAAAACCGCCAGATAGGGATTTCTCACTTGAGCCACTTATTGTTAATCATGAGATTCAATTGCCCTCGGTGATATGGGATATGGTTAACTCTACATATGATGGACTGGATGCAGGTCATTATCCAATGAGGTCTATGGAGGGTA GGGGAGTTTATTTTATGCTGGATTCATTGGGTCAGAAGTATGTGTCCGTTTTTAAGCCCATTGATGAGGAGCCAATGGCCATGAACAACCCTCGAGGGCTGCCAGTGTCACTGGATGGTGAGGGGTTAAAAAAGGGTACAAGAGTTGGAGAAGGAGCTTTCAGGGAAGTTGCAGCTTATATTTTGGATCATCCAAATGGCGGGCGCCGTTCGATGTTTGGTCTTGAGAAGGGCTTTGCTGGGGTTCCCCCTACTTTTATGGTCGAGTGCTTCCACAGAGGATTTAACCATCCAGGGGATTTGACTGGCAAGATTGGATCTTTGCAGATGTTCATGGAGAATAGTGGAAGTTGCGAGGATATGGGCCCTGGGGCTTTCCCAGTTAAGGAAGTGCATAAAATCTCTGTTTTGGATATAAGATTGGCAAATGCGGATAGGCATGCTGGGAATATTTTGCTGAGCAACGAGGGAGAAGATGGCCAGACCATGCTGATTCCAATTGATCACGGGTACTGCTTGCCTGAAACT TTTGAAGATTGCACATTTGAATGGCTTTATTGGCCACAAGCTCGCCAACCTTACTCCACAGAGACCATCGACTACATAAATTCATTGGATGCTGAAGAAGATATTGCCCTTCTTAAGTTCCATGGATGGGACTTGTCACTTGAATGTGCTCGCACGCTCCGCATCTCAACCATGCTTCTGAAAAAGGCAGTAGAAAGAGGGCTCACCCCGTTTGACATTGGTAATATAATGTGCAGAAAAACCTTGAAGAAGGAATCCATCATTGAGGAGATTGTACGAGAAGCACAAGATTCGGTGCTTCCTGGCACAAGTGAAGCAACATTCCTTGATACAGTGTCCCAAATCATGGATTGCCACCTTGACAAAATTGTTGGATTGCCTTTATCATGA
- the LOC121246236 gene encoding LOW QUALITY PROTEIN: uncharacterized protein LOC121246236 (The sequence of the model RefSeq protein was modified relative to this genomic sequence to represent the inferred CDS: inserted 2 bases in 2 codons) → MIHSRLWNLSLSMEVRTPPNPITPLVLFGTSRFSPKFPTNTWSKRPSFRYNVPSSKFFSNPSFRISLPSRNSRNLQILAHFGRPTSRRNSLRKKLVEDQQVRHNPSSDFQNANRSFDDNCSLTDNSNSVGAEERDFNHGGIFDRVEYGGREEIKSKRLGESVLSNKLENWVGQYKRDIEDWGIGSGPIFTVFEDLEGNVKWVSVDKDEILRRSRVNRLELEESTEANLRILRAENLAREMESGKSVIPRNSSVAKFIVQGVESGFVKAAPGFTLRPELLPKLSRVGTTVLFGFVVLWAVKKVLAFGGKEVYSTGKEKEMTRRKIESGKKKDIISVEIVQETSEPATLLIEKPKLDKEKLMNSITKAKACTDTSSLRDSFGNLAANSVELDNKVQEIRQMARHAREIEGPELSQSDDGRVKQVVNKELSSEIELVDVHSEEAASSLSNLPNGDLGQSHGIYGTIRNATLEKPKFDDAEFFSKVTSVEDTDTCTTSSEKVSDDKQSIMHDIQDTKSSLKLKDTRELIQSSDTPDGESCKNRSFKTKPRVILSVKEARDYLSEKLDNREPSVESQVKTVQKSADVLRIPSDEEFGSNTSHKFDANDAVVAISGQTSDYIPSTNASEVSLKESLPTSNDDYDDSESVFGVGDIQKPQTSLNHEVNGVNAETGSSAKMENWIQTNFHEVEPIVKKIGVGFKDNYLVAREKVDESLDNLKISQLGLNEDDSELEWMKDDSLREIVFQVRENELXGRDPFYLMDAEDKHAFFRGLENKVEKENEKLSKLHEWLHSNIENLDYGADGISLYDPPEKIIPRWKVPVVEKNPEFLNNFLEQRKAFVSGNTSGSYPLKKDHDDSIPISTESPTPENVVASLPTLDSHKKNHDVDSKISKTIIEGSDGSVKAGTKSGKEYWQHTKKWSRGFLESYNAETDPEVKSIMKDMGKDLDRWITEKEIEEVADMMTNIPEKNKKFMEKKLNKLKREMELFGPXAVVSKYREYADENEEDYLWWLDLPRVLCIELYTVHNGEQRVGFYSLEMATDLELEPKPYHVIAFEDAGDCKNLCCIIQAHMDMLGNGHAFVVPQRPKDAFREAKGNGFNVTVIRKGELQLNVDQTLEEVEEQIIEIGSKLYHDNITKERSVDISSLMKGVFGVAGKPTKRKNLKRMLKKPGKK, encoded by the exons ATGATTCACTCCCGACTCTGGAACCTGTCTTTATCCATGGAGGTTCGTACCCCTCCGAACCCAATTACCCCTCTCGTTCTCTTTGGAACTTCACGTTTCTCTCCCAAATTTCCCACCAACACTTGGAGCAAGAGGCCTTCATTTAGGTACAACGTACCCAGTTCCAAATTCTTCAGCAACCCCTCATTTAGAATATCTTTACCATCACGAAACAGCCGGAATTTACAGATACTTGCACATTTTGGTCGACCCACGAGTCGCCGGAACTCGCTAAGGAAGAAACTCGTTGAGGATCAACAGGTGCGCCACAATCCCAGCTCTGATTTTCAAAACGCTAATCGTAGTTTCGATGACAATTGTAGCTTAACAGATAATTCGAATAGTGTTGGTGCGGAAGAGCGTGACTTTAATCATGGTGGTATTTTTGATAGAGTCGAATATGGTGGACGGGAAGAAATCAAATCAAAACGTTTGGGTGAATCTGTATTGTCGAACAAATTAGAGAATTGGGTTGGCCAGTATAAGAGAGATATCGAGGATTGGGGTATTGGGTCGGGTCCTATTTTTACGGTTTTTGAAGATTTGGAAGGGAATGTCAAGTGGGTTTCAGTTGACAAGGATGAAATCTTGAGAAGAAGTCGAGTTAACCGACTCGAATTGGAGGAGTCAACGGAAGCGAACTTGAGAATTCTGCGTGCTGAGAATTTAGCTAGAGAGATGGAGAGTGGGAAGAGTGTGATTCCGAGGAATAGTTCGGTGGCAAAGTTCATTGTTCAAGGTGTGGAATCTGGTTTTGTTAAGGCAGCTCCAGGGTTTACTCTTCGGCCTGAGCTGCTCCCAAAGCTCTCGAGAGTTGGGACCACGGTGTTGTTTGGATTTGTTGTGTTGTGGGCAGTGAAGAAGGTATTGGCTTTTGGAGGAAAGGAGGTTTATTCTACAGGAAAGGAGAAGGAAATGACGAGGAGAAAGATTGAgtcaggaaaaaagaaagatatcaTTAGCGTCGAGATTGTTCAAGAAACTTCAGAACCGGCCACTCTGCTCATTGAGAAGCCCAAGCTAGACAAGGAAAAACTTATGAATAGTATTACAAAAGCCAAGGCATGTACTGATACATCGTCATTACGTGATTCCTTTGGTAATCTGGCAGCCAATTCTGTGGAATTGGATAATAAAGTTCAGGAGATCAGACAAATGGCCAGGCATGCTCGAGAAATTGAGGGACCAGAGCTTTCTCAATCCGATGATGGGAGAGTAAAGCAGGTTGTGAATAAAGAACTGTCCAGTGAGATAGAACTAGTTGATGTGCATAGTGAAGAGGCTGCCAGTTCTTTAAGTAACCTTCCAAATGGAGATTTAGGGCAGAGTCATGGCATTTATGGAACTATAAGGAATGCAACTTTGGAAAAACCGAAATTTGATGATGCTGAATTTTTCAGTAAGGTCACTTCCGTAGAGGATACAGATACTTGTACTACTTCAAGTGAAAAGGTTTCTGATGATAAGCAAAGCATTATGCATGATATTCAAGATACCAAGAGTTCTTTGAAGTTAAAAGACACAAGAGAGCTTATCCAATCCTCTGATACTCCTGATGGTGAGTCATGTAAGAATAgatcttttaaaacaaaaccaagaGTCATATTGTCAGTGAAAGAAGCTAGAGACTATCTTTCTGAAAAACTAGACAACCGAGAGCCTAGTGTAGAATCCCAAGTCAAAACTGTGCAAAAAAGTGCAGATGTTTTGAGGATTCCTAGTGATGAAGAATTTGGTAGCAATACAAGCCATAAATTTGATGCGAATGATGCAGTGGTCGCCATTTCAGGTCAAACATCAGATTATATTCCTTCCACAAATGCTAGTGAAGTTTCGTTGAAGGAATCTCTCCCAACCAGTAATGATGATTATGACGATTCTGAGTCAGTATTTGGAGTGGGAGATATTCAGAAACCCCAAACTTCCTTGAATCATGAAGTTAATGGTGTCAATGCAGAGACCGGATCATCTGCAAAGATGGAAAACTGGATACAAACAAATTTTCATGAAGTTGAGCCCATAGTTAAGAAGATTGGAGTTGGATTTAAAGATAATTACCTCGTTGCTAGAGAAAAAGTTGACGAATCGTTAGATAATCTCAAAATTTCACAGCTTGGTCTTAACGAGGATGATAGTGAACTTGAGTGGATGAAAGATGATAGCCTAAGAGAAATTGTCTTTCAAGTCCGTGAAAATGAGT GCGGGCGGGACCCATTTTATTTGATGGATGCTGAAGATAAACATGCATTCTTTAGGGGTCTTGAAAATAAAGTtgagaaagagaatgaaaagCTTTCAAAACTGCATGAATGGCTACATTCAAACATTGAAAATCTTGATTATGGAGCAG ATGGAATCAGCTTGTATGATCCTCCAGAAAAAATCATACCACGCTGGAAAGTCCCTGTCGTAGAAAAGAATCCTGAGTTTCTCAATAACTTCCTTGAACAGCGGAAGGCATTTGTGTCTGGAAACACCTCTGGTTCATACCCCCTGAAGAAGGACCACGACGACTCCATTCCCATATCAACAGAATCACCCACCCCTGAGAATGTTGTTGCTTCTTTGCCAACCCTtgattcacacaaaaaaaatcatgatgTGGATTCAAAAATTTCGAAGACAATAATCGAAGGTAGTGATGGTTCTGTTAAAGCTGGAACAAAATCAGGGAAGGAATATTGGCAACATACAAAGAAATGGTCCCGTGGGTTTTTGGAGTCTTATAATGCAGAGACAGACCCAGAAGTTAAGTCAATTATGAAGGATATGGGGAAGGATTTGGATCGGTGGATCactgaaaaagaaatagaagaagtaGCTGATATGATGACCAACATACCtgagaagaacaaaaaatttatggaaaagAAGCTCAACAAGCTCAAAAGAGAGATGGAATTGTTTGGAC AAGCTGTGGTGAGCAAATACCGCGAGTATGCAGATGAGAACGAAGAAGATTACCTGTGGTGGTTGGATCTCCCACGTGTGTTG TGCATTGAATTGTACACAGTTCATAATGGGGAACAGAGGGTTGGATTCTATTCGTTGGAGATGGCTACCGATCTTGAATTGGAACCAAAGCCATATCATGTGATTGCCTTTGAGGATGCTGGTGACTGCAAAAATCTCTGTTGTATCATTCAGGCTCATATGGACATGCTTGGAAATGGCCATGCCTTTGTTGTTCCACAGCGTCCTAAA GATGCTTTTCGGGAAGCCAAAGGAAATGGCTTTAATGTAACTGTCATCAGGAAAGGGGAACTTCAGCTCAATGTGGACCAAACACTAGAAGAAGTGGAGGaacaaattattgagattgGAAGCAAACTTTACCATGATAATATCACAAAGGAACGCTCTGTGGATATAAGCTCCTTGATGAAGGGCGTGTTTGGTGTCGCTGGCAAACCCACAAAGAG aaagAACCTGAAGCGGATGCTGAAGAAGCCTGGCAAGAAATAA
- the LOC121246678 gene encoding UV-stimulated scaffold protein A homolog, translating to MAAMEKRQEEGRVRVLIEKATNSTAPEVDPRLLKAIKSVVRYSDSELRLAARTLMALMKRDHSQVRYLTLLIVDELFMRSKLFRTVLVENLDQLLSLSVGFRRNLPLPAPPAVASVLRSKAIEFLEKWNTSFGIHYRQLRLGFDYLKNTLKFQFPNLQAHAARIQQERSERERRSKEILLNKFEMLKENFSSIKEEIKLTIDEIGECLDIVCTKEEFMPPGPLDDEDFVEFRSSELLEIRLNTLKEGGKVHENSENKVVFDALRELYKLLVTKHLVSVQEWISILVRVEVADIRFRDSVLKELIDIRNNLISVKKKCEESGCALVTTANHDEEDEDFWEEVKIGSLENGRSAVPGKLNEDISMASTSSELKNRTPESSNRDCNDNEMLNREDDETNSNPLRGKLLAEAPVMEWGSFLDNWGSSREVLANQRGLELESHWGRVDYNAVIPAEKIAELNVHATLYKEEPTEIQPCRAPLRRGGVCQRKDLRVCPFHGPIVPRDDEGKPLNQNSLKDEITLDSRIDLVEQLAKQAVRNVRERDKEVTNKREIDKQSMKRAKLAKIREHNAAVLRDAALASTSRSADIGQDMEVTNSETSSARNKKETLSSMLRKKVTSKDRLAQRLLNTRVKDATVRELTSGEDANYREAFPNQW from the exons ATGGCAGCAATGGAGAAGAGACAAGAGGAAGGGAGGGTTAGGGTTTTGATAGAGAAGGCGACGAACTCCACGGCTCCGGAGGTTGACCCGCGACTTCTCAAGGCTATCAAATCGGTCGTTCGATATTCGGATTCCGAGCTCCGACTCGCTGCCCGTACCCTTATGGCCCTCATGAAGCGGGATCACTCTCAG GTTAGGTACCTCACGCTTCTCATAGTTGATGAACTCTTCATGCGGTCGAAGCTTTTCAGAACCGTCCTTGTTGAGAATTTGGATCAGTTACTGAGTTTGAGTGTTGGGTTCAGAAGAAATCTGCCTCTCCCTGCTCCACCAGCCGTGGCATCTGTTTTGCGGTCGAAGGCAATCGAATTCTTGGAGAAGTGGAACACTTCCTTTGGGATTCATTACAGGCAGCTCAGATTAGGATTTGACTACCTTAAAAACACCCTCAAGTTTCAATTTCCTAATCTACAGGCACATGCAGCACGGATTCAGCAGGAGAGAAGTGAAAGGGAAAGGAGGTCAAAAGAGATATTACTAAACAAATTTGAAATGTTGAAGGAGAATTTCTCATCAATAAAGGAAGAAATAAAGTTAACGATAGATGAGATTGGGGAGTGTTTAGACATTGTCTGTACAAAAGAGGAATTCATGCCACCAGGTCCTTTAGATGATGAAGATTTTGTGGAGTTTCGTTCATCTGAACTGCTGGAAATACGTCTCAATACTTTAAAAGAAGGGGGAAAGGTTCATGAAAACAGtgaaaataaagtggtttttGATGCATTGAGGGAGCTATACAAGCTTTTAGTGACAAAGCATTTGGTTTCAGTCCAAGAATGGATTTCCATTCTTGTAAGGGTTGAAGTAGCAGACATTAGGTTCAGAGATTCTGTTTTGAAGGAGTTAATCGACATCCGAAATAATCTCATATCGGTGAAGAAGAAGTGTGAAGAGTCCGGTTGTGCTCTTGTGACAACTGCAAAtcatgatgaagaagatgaagatttcTGGGAGGAGGTTAAGATTGGATCACTTGAGAATGGGAGATCCGCTGTGCCTGGTAAGCTAAATGAAGATATTTCCATGGCGTCAACATCTAGTGAGTTGAAAAATAGAACTCCTGAAAGCAGTAACAGAGATTGTAATGACAATGAAATGCTCAATCGTGAAGATGATGAAACCAATTCAAACCCTTTGAGGGGTAAGCTTCTGGCTGAAGCTCCAGTGATGGAGTGGGGCTCTTTCTTAGATAACTGGGGTTCAAGCAGGGAGGTTTTGGCTAACCAGCGGGGATTGGAGCTTGAGAGTCACTGGGGGAGAGTGGACTATAATGCAGTTATTCCAGCTGAGAAAATTGCAGAATTAAATGTTCATGCAACTCTTTACAAAGAGGAGCCGACGGAAATTCAACCATGCCGTGCTcctttgaggagagggggagtTTGTCAGAGAAAAGATTTGAGAGTTTGTCCGTTTCATGGACCTATTGTACCCCGAGATGATGAAGGAAAACCACTCAATCAGAACTCTTTAAAAGATGAGATAACTCTTGATTCAAGGATTGATTTAGTTGAGCAGTTAGCAAAACAAGCTGTGAGGAATGTTCGTGAGAGAGATAAAGAGGTAACAAACAAGAGAGAAATTGATAAACAGTCGATGAAGCGCGCAAAGCTTGCCAAAATCAGGGAGCACAATGCAGCTGTTCTAAGGGATGCTGCGTTGGCATCAACGTCAAGATCTGCAGATATTGGACAAGATATGGAGGTGACTAACAGTGAGACATCCTCGGCCagaaacaaaaaggaaacaCTGTCGTCCATGCTGCGTAAGAAAGTTACATCGAAAGATAGGTTAGCTCAGAGGCTTTTGAATACGAGAGTGAAGGATGCGACAGTAAGAGAGCTTACATCAGGTGAAGATGCAAATTACCGAGAAGCCTTTCCAAATCAATGGTAA